DNA from Pseudomonadota bacterium:
AACTTCCGTTTGCGCGTCGCATCGCCGCCATAGCACTTGGCCGTGACGTTCTTGCGCAAGGCCTTGACCGTTTCGCGCGCGATGATCTTGGAACCGACCGAGGCCTGGATGGCGATGTCGAACATCTGGCGCGGAATGAGCTCACGCATCTTGGCGGTCAATTCGCGGCCGCGGCGCTGGGCGAGATCGCGATGCACGATGACCGACAGCGCATCGACCTTCTCGCTGTTGATGAGGACATCGATCTTGACCATGTCGGCGGCCTGGTAGTGCGAGAAGTTGTAGTCCATCGAAGCGTAGCCACGGCTGACGGACTTCAGACGGTCGAAAAAGTCGGTGACCATCTCCGCCATCGGCAGCAGGTAGCTGACCGACACTTGGCCTTTGATGAAGTTGAGCTTGGTCTGCGCGCCGCGTTTGTCGATACACAGGCTGATGATGTTGCCGAGGTAATCTTGCGGCACCAGGATGTCGACCGTGATCAGCGGCTCTCGGATCTCCTCGATGGTGCTCGGTTCCGGCAAATGGGCCGGATTGTCGATGTAGCGGGTGTCGCCGTTGCGCATCACCAGTTCATACACCACGGTCGGCGCGGTGGTGATGAGATTGATGTTGTACTCGCGTTCGATGCGCTCCTGGATGATCTCCATGTGCAGCATGCCGAGGAAGCCGCAGCGGAAACCGAAGCCCAGCGCTTCGGAGGTCTCGGGCTCGTAGTGCAACGCGGCGTCGTTGAGGCGCAGCTTGGCGAGCGCCTCGCGGAAGGCCTCGTAGTCGCCTGAGTCGATGGGATAGAGCCCTGCGAACACGTTCGGCTTCGATTGCTTGAAGCCCGGCAAGGGTTCGCTCGCCGGCCGCGCCGCGCCGGTGATGGTGTCGCCGACCGGCGCACCGTCGATTTCCTTTATGCCGGCCACCAGGTAACCGACTTCACCGGTCAGCAGCGCACTCTTCTTGACGCGCTTGGGCGTGAAGATGCCGACCTCGTCGACGTCATGATCGCGGCCGGTCGACATCATGCGGATACGGCTCTTCTGGTGCAGTTCGCCGTCGAACACCCGCACCAGCGACACCACGCCGAGGTAGTTGTCGAACCAGGAGTCGATGATCAAGGCCTTGAGCGGCGCGTCCACGCTGCCGGTCGGCGCCGGCACGCGTTCGACCAGCTGCTCAAGCAGGTCGGCCACGCCGACGCCGGTCTTGGCGCTGACATGGATGGCGTCGGTGGCGTCGATACCGATGATGTTTTCGATTTCGGTGCAGACGCGGTCAGGTTCGGCCGACGGCAGGTCGATCTTGTTCAAGACCGGGATCACCTCCAGACCCTGGTCGACCGCGGTATGGCAGTTGGCGACCGACTGCGCTTCCACGCCCTGCGCCGCGTCCACCACCAGCAGCGCGCCTTCGCAGGCCGCCAGCGAGCGCGACACCTCGTAGCTGAAGTCGACGTGGCCGGGGGTGTCGATGAAGTTCAGCAGGTAGGTCTTGCCGTCGCGCGACTTGAAGTCGAGGCTGACGCTCTGCGCCTTGATGGTGATGCCGCGTTCCCGCTCGATGTCCATGGAGTCCAGCACCTGGGCCTCCATTTCGCGCTCTTCCAGGCCGCCGCACATCTGGATGAAGCGATCGGCCAAGGTCGATTTGCCGTGGTCGATGTGGGCAATGATGGAAAAATTGCGGACGTTTCGATTCGCGGGCTGCATGGGGCTCCGATGGGCGGCGGGCGGTTCGCCCGAAAAGCACGCGATTCTAGCGCAGACTGCCGCCGGACACGATGCCGCGACCGGCCGCCGCGCTCAGCCCGCGGCAAGCGCCGCGGCGGCGCGCTCGGCGCGAAAGCGGAACGCGCAGATCTCCTGCTCGCCACGCAACAGCAGCGGCACGCGCAGGCCGTAGCGCTCGGCGAGCGCCGGCGACGAATCGACGTCGACCACCGCCAGCTCGAAGCGGCCGTGGCCCGCCTCCCACGCGCGCAGCGCCGTTTCGAAGCTCGTGCACAACGGGCAATCGAGGCGCGTCATCAAGGTCCAGCGCGGCGCCTCGCTGGCCGCCGCGCTGCCGGCGCCCGTCTCAGCCATTCTTGGCCGGCACCTTCATGGCCAGGAACAGCGGCCCGCCCTGACGCTGGATGAGGATGGGCACGGTCTTGCCCGGCGTGAGGGCCTCGACCTGCTCACGGAAATCCTTCAGGCCGCCAATCTTGCGGTT
Protein-coding regions in this window:
- a CDS encoding glutaredoxin family protein, producing the protein MTRLDCPLCTSFETALRAWEAGHGRFELAVVDVDSSPALAERYGLRVPLLLRGEQEICAFRFRAERAAAALAAG
- the lepA gene encoding elongation factor 4, which gives rise to MQPANRNVRNFSIIAHIDHGKSTLADRFIQMCGGLEEREMEAQVLDSMDIERERGITIKAQSVSLDFKSRDGKTYLLNFIDTPGHVDFSYEVSRSLAACEGALLVVDAAQGVEAQSVANCHTAVDQGLEVIPVLNKIDLPSAEPDRVCTEIENIIGIDATDAIHVSAKTGVGVADLLEQLVERVPAPTGSVDAPLKALIIDSWFDNYLGVVSLVRVFDGELHQKSRIRMMSTGRDHDVDEVGIFTPKRVKKSALLTGEVGYLVAGIKEIDGAPVGDTITGAARPASEPLPGFKQSKPNVFAGLYPIDSGDYEAFREALAKLRLNDAALHYEPETSEALGFGFRCGFLGMLHMEIIQERIEREYNINLITTAPTVVYELVMRNGDTRYIDNPAHLPEPSTIEEIREPLITVDILVPQDYLGNIISLCIDKRGAQTKLNFIKGQVSVSYLLPMAEMVTDFFDRLKSVSRGYASMDYNFSHYQAADMVKIDVLINSEKVDALSVIVHRDLAQRRGRELTAKMRELIPRQMFDIAIQASVGSKIIARETVKALRKNVTAKCYGGDATRKRKLLEKQKEGKKRMKQFGSVEIPQEAFMAVLKVGKTP